The nucleotide sequence TCCATCGCAGGAGGGCGACGGATACCGGGGCGGACCCCCGGACCACTTCACACCAACACCGGCTCCCGCCAAACCAGGACACGACACGATGAAAAGCCTGCTTCTCGCTTCGAGCGCGCTCATTGCCGCCACCGTTGCCGCCTCGGCCGCCGACCTGCCGCGCCGCGCCGCGCCGCCCCCGGTGTTCCAGCCGGTGCCGGTCTTCACCTGGACGGGCTTCTACGCCGGTTTCAACGCCGGTTACGGCTTCGGCACCCAGGACGACCGCGCCCCGACCGTGATCGGCGTCGGCCCGGCCTCGCTCCTCGTGCCCCCGCCCACCACCGCCGTGATCGCCTTCAACAACCGCGAGTCCAACGAGGGCTTCGTCGGCGGCGGCCAGATCGGCTACAACTACCAGTTCACCCCGGGCTCGGGCGTCGTGATCGGCGTCGAGGCGGACGCCCAGTACGCCGATTTCGGCCGTAACCGGAACCGCTTCCTGTCGACCAGCCCGCTGGCCGCGCAGCAGGTGTTCAATCCGGGCGGTCTGTCCGGCCTCGACTTCTTCGGCACCGTCCGCGGCCGCCTCGGCTACGCCTTCGACCGCACCCTCGTGTACGGCACCGGCGGCTTCGCCTACGGCTCTGGCGGCGGCCGTGAGTTCGGCACCGGCGTGTCGAGCGACGACTTCCAGACCGGCTGGGCCGCGGGTGGCGGTATCGAGTACGCTCTCCCGACCGACTCGTTCCTGAACTTCTTCAAGTCCTCGGCCGTCACGCTGAAGGTCGAAGGCCTGTACGTGAACCTCGACCGCGGCAACGGTGGCCGCGGCGCCTTCGCGGTGGACAACCAGGGCCGCACGGTCACCGTGACCAGCCCGGGCGTCGTGCTCGTCAGCGGTGGCCAGCAGGTCCGCGACACCGAGTTCGCCGTCGTCCGCGCCGGCCTGAACTACAAGTTCGGCTCGTACTAAGATCCGGATCTCCGGCGGTCCCTCATCGGACCGCCGGGCCTCCCCGAAAAAGCCCGGCCGCGCGCCGGGCTTTTTCGCGTTGGATGCCTCGCCTCAGGCGGAGGCTGTCGTTAAGGTCTTGTTGACCATACCGGCGGATCCTGCACGGCCCTCCCGACGCGAGGACCGGCGCCCGCAACCGCCACGGCGAGACCCGCGCATCCGCATGACAACCGGCATGAGATCGGACCGCACGGCCGGACGCGCCGCGCGGAGACGAGATTCGGCACGTCCCTCGCCATGGGCGCGGTGGAGCGCGGTCCGTGGTGCGGCCCTCCTGGGGATCCTCTGCGGTTCGATCGCCGTTGCGCGGGCGCAGGAGCCGCTCTACCTGCGGATCCGCGCAAACCCGGAAGCCCGTCTCGACGGAGCGGCCGCCGCCGGACCGACGGGCGGTCCGCTGGCCGCAGGACGCGCGCGCGGTGAATCCGCCTGGGAGCGCAGCGACCGGCGCGCCCGGATCGCGATCGCCTCGGTCTGCACCGGATGCATGGTGGGACGTTCCGCTCTGCAGGCGTTCATGCCGTCCTCCGTGACGGAGGCGCGGGGCTCCGACATGCCTTCGCCGCTTTCGTCGCCTTCTCCCTCTCCCTCTCCGTTGCCCTTTGCAGCGACCGCAGGTGACCCATGACCCAGGCCCACCCGACCACCGGCGCGACCGTCGATCCGGAATGCCCGGTCTCGCTCGAACTGCTCGGCGAGGTCTACCGCGCCGACGAGTACGATCTGCCCTACATCCTGGAGACGATCCCGGCGCTGACGCGGGCCAAGCTCGCCGCCTATCTGTACGGCAAGAGCCACATGCATCAGCTCGGCCTGAAGGTGGCCCGCGCCTGCGAGCGCGAGGACCTGATCCGGGCCGTGGGCGAGATCGGTTCGGTGATCTACGGTCAGTCCCGGCTGAAGCCGACCCAGGCGGCGCCGGAGATCGAGGTGCCGGCCGGTCGCGGTCGCGGCGCCCCGGCGGCCCAACCGAAGAAGGTCAAGATCAGCCTCGGCGGCTCCGCCGCGAAGGGCCGCAGCTTCGATTGAGCGCCCGCCTCGTCCGGCCGCGCCGACGAACGGTGGCGGCCCACGAGGCTCTCGATAAGACAGCGCTCGCTGTTATGTCTTTGCGTCGTTTCCAAGCGCGGCCATGCACGGCCGTGGCTTGCTTTGACCGTTCGGCACGGGGCCGCGTGGTGACCGGAGGATCAATTCGATGTTCGCGACGTGGTGGAAGCTCGGCCTCGACACGACCCTTCTGGCCTTCGAGGCCCAGTCGGTGATCGCTCTGCGGATGGCCAAGCTCGCCGGCGGCGGCAGCGCGGCCCAGGCGGAGGCGCAGCGCATGGTGAGCGAGAAGGTGTTCGCGGCCGGTGAGGCGGCGATGCAGCTCGCCACGGGCGGGTCCCACGGCGCGGTGGTGGCTGGCTACCGCCGCAAGGTGCGGGCGAACCACCGCCGGCTCTCCCGCGCTGCGACACGCGATTAACCGTCCCTTAACCATGAACTTCCATCGTTCGACCTCACGTCGGACGATTTCGGGAGAGCGTCATGGTGCTGTGCGAGAACAGCGTGCGCGAGCGCGCCTACTACATCTGGGAAGGCGAGGGCCGGGTGTTCGGCCGGGCCGAAGCCCACTGGCTGCAGGCCGAGGCCGAACTGCGGCAGAGCGTGACGACGGTCGAGGCCGCAGTGGTCGCCGCTCCGGCCAAGGTCGCCAAGCCTCGCGCCAGCCGCGCCAAGGTTGCCGAGACGCCCGCCGCGGCGCTGGCAGGCGTCGCCAAGGCGGCCAAGACCAAGGTTGCCAAGGCGCCCGCTGCCACCGTCGCCAAAGCCGCCGAGAAGCCCGCCGCCAAGGCGGTCAAGGCCGCCCCCAAGGCCAAGCCGGCCGCCAGCCGGGCCAAGTCCCGCGCCGGTGCCGAGGCGGTCGTTCTCCACTGAGCCCAGCGAACAGAACCGGGTTCGAGAGCCCGCCGTCCTCCGGGGATGGCGGGCTTCGCTTTTTTCAGGGCTCGGCGTCGGGGCCGGGACGCATGGCAAGGACAGGCAAGGGTATGGAACGTGAGTCGGGATTGGCCGTTTCCCCTTGCGCTCCACAGGCGGGGCGGGCTCCGGTGACCCGACGTTCGAGGAGGGACAAGCGATGCGCGTGCTGATGGGACGAGGAGCTTTGGTCGCCCTTCTCGGCACGATGCTGGCCTCCGCCGCCGAGGCGGGTCCGATGCGAGCGGGAGAGGCGTTCTACACCGGTCCCGCCGTGCCGACGGTAAGTGGCCGGGCGCCATGGAACGCGCCGTGGGAATACGACTCGGGCAGCGGCCAGGACCGGCGCCCCGAGCTGCCCTATTACCAGCAGGGCCGTGGCCAGCAGACCGGTGGGCCGGCCCGCAACCTGCTGCCCGACGACGGTCTTCACCTCTTCCCACGCTGAGAGCGGTTCGTTTGCATGAGCCCTCGCATCCAGGCCGTCGTGTTCGACATCGACGGTACGCTGCTCGACAGCGTTGACCTGCACGCCCGCGCCTGGGTCGAGGCCTTCGCGCATTTCGGAATCGAAGCGAAGGAAGCAGAGGTCCGCCGCCAGATCGGCAAGGGGGGCGACCAGTTGCTGCCGGTCTTCGTGGATGCGGAGCGGCTCGCCCGTGAGGGCGAAGCGATCGAATCCTACCGCTCCGATCTGTTCAAGCGCTCCTATCTCGCGCAGGCTAAGCCCTTCCCCGCGGTGCAGGCCCTGCTCAGCCATGTCCGCGATGCAGGCCAGACCGTCGCACTCGCCTCCTCCGGCAAGGCGGACGAGGTTGAGAACTATCAGCGGATCCTCGGCATCACCGATCTCGTGGATGTGGTCACGACCTCCGACGATGCCGAGCGCTCCAAGCCCCATCCCGACATCTTCGAGGCGGTGCTGGGCAAGCTCCCCGGCGTGCCGAAACAGGCGGTGATGGTGGTCGGCGACACGCCCTACGACGCGCAAGCCTCTGCCCGTGCTGGACTTTCGACGATCGGCGTTCTGTGCGGCGGCTTCCCCGAGGCCGAGCTCTCAGAGGCTGGCTGCGTCGCGATCTACCGCGATCCCCAGGATCTGCTCGACGGCTACGCATGCTCGCCCCTCGCCTGATGCGTCACGGCTGGTGAGCCGGTGTCAAAAAGCTGTGAGCGACGGAGGGAGCCCCCAAGGAAGCGCTAACTGCGAGCCGGCAAACCTATGGCCATGCGATTTGGAACCGTTTAAGAGCCCGCCCCGCGGGGGGCGAGCCCGCTTCCGGATGCGACTCATGCAGACCACGGCCGAGACGTTCATGACGACCTCGAAATCTCTCCAGCAGCAGGTCGCCGAGGCCATCGAGGACCGGGCTCTGCCGATCAGCCGGCTCCTGCGTCTGATGTGGGCGCTCGATGCCGACCGCAGCGCCGCCAACCAGAATCTGCGGGCCCAGCTCCGCGCCCGAATCGGCGCCCCGCTGAGCGCCTGATTTTTTCGGGGTCCTGCCGCGCAGCTTGAAGTGGCGCGTGAGCGGGCTGCCCTAACGTCCGGGAATCATTGGCCTTCCGGTGCTTAGTTGGTGCCGGAAGGCCTTGTTTTTTCAGGCCCCTTGCGCCTGGGCCGGCGCCTCGATCCGGCCGGCGCGCAGGCGCACGGTGCGGTCGCACAGCCGGGCGAGGCCGGGATCGTGCGTCACCAGAACCAGGGTCGCACCGCGGTCGCGCTTCAATCCGAACAGCAGCTCCACGATCTGCTGCCCCGTCGCCTCGTCGAGGTTGCCGGTCGGCTCGTCGGCGACCAGGATCGCCGGATCGGGGGCGAGTGCGCGGGCGATCGCCACCCGCTGCTGCTCGCCGCCGGAGAGCTGCGCCGGGTAGTGCCGCAGCCGGTGACCGAGCCCCACCGCCTCCAGTTCCGCCGCCGCCCGTCCGTGCGGATCGGGCGCGCCCGCGAGTTCGAGGGGCAGCGCCACGTTCTCCTGCGCGGTCATGGTCGGCACGAGGTGGAAGGCCTGGAACACGATGCCGATGTTGCGGCCGCGGAAGCGCGCGAGCCCGTCCTCGTCGAGACCGCTCAGATCGGTGCCGGCGATGGTGACGCGGCCGGTATCGGGCCGTTCCAGACCGGCCATTACGGTGAGCAGGGTGGACTTGCCCGAGCCCGAGGGCCCGACGAGCCCGACCGCCTCGCCGCGCTCGACATCGAGCGAGATGCCGCGCAGGACATGCACCCGCGCGGGACCGCGGCCGAGGCTCAGCTCGATCTGCGACAGGGAGACGGCCTTGTTCGACATCAGGCACCGACCGATCTGGACTGAGGGCTTGAGAGCCGCACGGGCAGGTTCGAGCGAAAGGACACGGTCTTGCACCACGCGAACGAGGCGAAAGCCGGATCCGGCGGGTTTGTGGCCCGCCTTGTGTCACGCGCGGGCGCCCGGCGCGAGGCGGACGGACCCGATGTGGGGCCTCCCCGTCCCGAGCGCAGGGCCGCGCTGATGCTCCTCTTCGCCGCAGTCACGCTCGCCGCCGCTGGCCTGCGGCCCGGCACCGTGCGGGCCGAACAGCCGCCCCTCAAGCTCGTGGCCCTGGGCGACAGCCTCACCGCGGGCTACCGCCTTCCCGCCGAGGCCGCCTTTCCCGCGGTGCTGGAGCGGGTGCTGAAGGCCAAGGGGTACAGGGTCGAGATCGCCAATGCCGGGGTCTCGGGCGACACCAGCACCGGCGGGCTCGACCGGCTCGATTGGTCGGTGCCGGACGGCACGCAAGGGGTGATCCTCGAACTCGGCGCCAACGATATGCTGCGCGGCACCGATCCGGCCGTGACACGCAAGGCGCTGGAGACGATCATCGTGCGATTGAAGGAGCGGGGCATCCCGGTGCTGCTCACCGGCATGCTGGCGGCGCCCAATCTCGGCATCGAGTACCGCACCCGCTTCGACGCGATCTATCCCGACCTCGCGCGGGCGCACGACCTCGTGCTCTACCCGTTCTTCCTCGACGGCGTGGCGGGCCAGCGCGCCAACACCATGGATGACGGGCTGCACCCGACCGCCCAGGGCGTCGAACGGGTCGTCGCGGGCATCCTCCCCACCGTCGAGACCTTCCTCGGCCGCCTGGGCCAGACGCCGGAGCAGAAGGGCCAGTAGCGATGCCGCGCCTGTTCACCGGGCTGGAGATCCCGCCGGACATCGCCGAGCGGCTGTCGTTCTTCCGCGGCGGCCTGCCCGGCGCGCGCTGGGTCGAGCCGTCGGATTACCACATCACCCTGCGCTTCCTCGGCGAGATCGACGAAATCGTCGCCGCCGATCTCGATGCGGGCTTGGCGGAAGCGCGGGCGCGCCCGGCCTTCACCGTGGCCCTCGACGGGCTGGCGAGCTTCGGCGGCGACCGGCCCCGCGCCCTCTACGCCTCGGTCGTGCCGAGCCCGGAATTGACCGAGCTGCAGGAGGAGCACGAGCGCATCGCCCGCCGGGCCGGCGCCGCGCCGGAGCGGCGCAAGTTCACGCCCCACGTGACGCTGGCCCGCCTCAACCGCGAGGCCACGCCGGAGGCGGTGGCGCGCACGCTGACCCAAGCGGGCGTGTTCCCGCGCCTCACCTTCACGGCGCGCCGCGCCGCCCTGTACTCGGCCCGCACCTCGCGCGGCGGCGGCCCCTACCTCGTCGAGGCGGCCTATCCGTTCGGGGGCGGGCCCTTCGAGCCGGACGAAGGGGCGGACGGGTCGTAGTTCGAGCCCGCTCACGTTCCGCCCTTGCGTTGCGCCGCCGCTTGCGGCATGACGCGAGCCGCGCCGCGCGCGCCGTAGGAGTGTAGCTCAACTGGTCAGAGCACCGGTCTCCAAAACCGGGGGTTGGGGGTTCGAGTCCCTCCACTCCTGCCACGGCGCATCCGGCCCGGCCTTCGCCTCGCCGCACATCCTTTCCTCCCCATCGACAAGTCGGATCACTTGCGCTAGAGCGGGCGCATTCCGAGATCCTCAGATGCTGTCGGTGTGGGACAAACGTCCTCGCACCGCGATCGGCGGTTCCCGGAGCCCTGTCCGGTTTCAGTTGCGCCATGGCATCGAACGAAGCGACCAAGAAAGCCGACGCGGCGCGCGGACCCAATCGCGGCGCGGCGCCCCTCCCGCCCCAGCGCGCGACCCCGCCGGTGCGCCCGGCGCCGAAGCGCGTCGGCCCGGCGGAGTTCCTGGGGCAGGTGCGCGACGAGGCCCGCAAGGTCACGTGGCCGACCCGCAAGGAGACCACCGTCACCACGATGATGGTGTTCATCATGGTGGTGGCCGCGAGCCTGTTCTTCGTCGCCGTCGATCAGGTGCTGCGTTTCGGCGTCGGCTTGATCCTCGGGATCGGCGCCTAAGGATTTTCGGGCGTCCCTGCGACGCCGAGGAGTTGAGAAGACCCGTGTCGAAGCGCTGGTACATCGTCCACGCCTACTCGAACTTCGAGAACAAGGTCGCCCAGTCCATCAAGGACCAGGCGGCCCAGCGCGGGCTGACCGAGCTGTTCGACGAGGTCATGGTGCCGACCGAGAAGGTCACCGAAGTCCGCCGCGGCCGCAAAGTCGACGCCGAGCGGAAATTCTTCCCCGGCTACGTGCTTGTGAAGTGCGACCTGACCGACGAGGTCTACCACCTCATCAAGAACACCCCGAAAGTCACCGGCTTCCTCGGTGCCGACAAGGCCAAGCCGGTGCCGATCCCGGACGCCGAGGCCGAGCGCATCAAGGGGCAGGTGCAGGAGGGCGTTGACCGCCCGAAGCACACGGTCTCCTTCGAGATCGGCGAGACGGTCCGCGTTTCCGACGGCCCCTTCGCCTCCTTCAACGGCACCGTCGAGGAAATCGACGATGCCCGCTCGCGCCTCAAGGTGGCGGTGTCGATCTTCGGCCGCGCCACTCCGGTCGAGCTGGAATACGGTCAGGTCGAGAAGGTCTGATTTTCTTCGGATTTCGCGATCGATCGGCCTCGACCGACTGATCCTCGATGTTCCCGGCCGGCGGCCCAGCCGCGGCCCGGAAACGGCGATGCTTTCCTGAGAGCACCGCCACAACCCCGCGGGAGATCCGCCCGGCTTCGCCTCCGGGACCCACGGATCGCACCGCGACCTGCAACCGCCCGTCCGTCCGTGCCTCGGCAGCCCGGCGACGCGCAACTTTTGGGAGCAGTCCCATGGCGAAGAAGATCACGGGCTACGTGAAGCTTCAGGTCCCGGCCGGCGCCGCCAACCCGTCGCCGCCGATCGGCCCCGCGCTCGGTCAGCGCGGCCTCAACATCATGGAATTCTGCAAGGCCTTCAACGCGAAGACCGCGCAGATGGAGAAGGGCACCCCGATCCCGGTGATCATCACCGCGTATCAGGATCGCTCCTTCACCTTCGAGATGAAGCAGCCCCCGGTCACCTTCTTCCTGAAGAAGGCTGTCGGCCTGAAGATCGGCAAGAAGCCGGCTTCCGGCTCGAAGACCCCGGGCAAGGGCCCGACCGTCGGCAAGATCACCGAAGCCCAGCTTCGCGAGATCGCCGAGAAGAAGATGCCCGACCTCAACTGCGACTCCGTCGATGCGGCGGTCGCGATGATCCGTGGCTCCGCGCGAGCCATGGGCCTCGAAGTCGTCGCGTAAGGGAGGGCGATATGGCACGCGAAGGAAAGCGCATCCGCGCCGCCCGCGAGGGTCTGGAGCCGACCAAGCTCTACGCCATCGACGAGGCGATCAAGCTGGTGAAGTCGAAGGCTTCGGCCAAGTTCGATGAGACCGTCGAGATCTCGATGAATCTCGGCGTCGACCCGCGCCACGCCGACCAGATGGTCCGCGGCGTCTGCAACCTGCCGAACGGCTCCGGCCGGACGGTCCGCGTGGCGGTCTTCGCTCGCGGCGCCAAGGCGGACGACGCCAAGGCGGCGGGTGCCGACATCGTCGGCGCCGAGGATCTCCTTGAGATCGTCCAGGGCGGCAAGATCGAGTTCGATCGCTGCATCGCGACCCCGGACCTGATGCCGCTGGTCGGCCGTCTCGGTAAGGTGCTGGGCCCGCGCGGCCTGATGCCGAACCCGAAGGTCGGCACCGTCACCATGGACGTGAAGGGCGCGGTCGCCGCCGCCAAGGGCGGTGCGGTCGAGTTCCGCGTCGAGAAGGCCGGCATCATCCACGCCGGCGTCGGCAAGGTGTCCTTCGATGAGCAGAAGCTCGTTGAGAACATCAAGGCCTTCGCCGATGCGGTCGCCAAGGCGAAGCCCGCCGGCGCCAAGGGCACCTACATCCAGCGCATCGCCGTCACCTCGACGATGGGTCCGGGTGTGAAGGTCGAGCCCTCCACGGTGCTGACCGCGTAAGACGCGTTCCGCAGGGACGTTTCAGGAAAGCGCCCGGCCGAAAGGCCGGGCGCTTTTCGTTTGGCTGGTGACCGTCATCGCGAGGCGAAGCCGAAGCGATCCAGCGGCGCGACCTTTTCGGAGAGGGCAGTGCCCTGGACTGCTTCGCTCCGCTCGCCGTGACGGCCGGCGATCACCCCTCCGTCACGTCCTCCAGCGCCAGCTTCAGGTGCCGCGGCCCGCGCAGCGAAGCACCGGGCCGGTAGGGCGGCGGGTCCTCGACTAGGGACGCGCCCTTCAAGCGCCGCACGAGGCTGACCAAAGCCACCTCCGCCTCGATCCGCGCCAAGGGCGCGCCGACGCAGTAATGCAGCCCGCCACCGAAGCCGAGATGGCGGTTGTCGGGCCGGTCGGGATCGAAGCGGTCGGGATCGGGAAAGCGGGCCGGATCGCGGTTGGCCGCCGCCAGCAGAAAGATCACCGGCGCGTCCTTCGGGATGGTGATCCCGCCGACCGTGATGTCGGTCAGTGCCAGCCGGGTCCGGTACTGGACCGGCGGCTCGTAGCGCAGAAGCTCCTCGATCAGCCGCGGCGCGATCCCGGGCTCGGCGCGCAGGCGCTCCCAATGCTCGGGGAAGCGCAGCAGCGTCAGCATACCGTTGGTGATCAGGTTCACCGTGGTCTCGTGACCCGCCACCAGGAGCAGCACGGCGGTGGCGATCAGGTCGAAATCGTTCATCCCGTCGCTGTCTTTCGCCAGATCCGAGAGGATGTCCTCCTGGCGGTCCTTGCGCTTCGCCTTGATCAGCCCCTGGAGGTAGTCGGCGATCTCGGTGAAGCAGACCTCGTTCTTGGCCCTCGTCTCTTCGTCGTCGCGCCGGTTCGGCTCGAGCGCGGTCGCGAGCTGCGTCGCCCAGCCGTGGAACTGCGCCTCATCCTCCGGCGGCACGCCGAGCAATTCGCAGATTACCGTGACGGGCAGCGGATACGAGAAGTCATCGACAAGATCGATGCAGGTCTTGCCCCGCATCTTGCCGATCAGGTCGTCGGTGATCTCTTGCGTCTTCGCGCGCATGCCGCGCACCCGCTCAGGGGTGAAACAGCGCATCACTTGGCCCCGCAGGCGGTCGTGGTCGGGCGGGTCGCGGAAGATGAAGGGGCGGTGGCGCTTGCGGATCTCGGCCCGCACCGGCCGCACCAGCAGGTCGGTGACCGGGTTGCCGGTCCAGCGGAACTTTTGCGGGTCGGGCAGGTCGTCCGAGCTGATCCGCGGGTCGGAGATCAGCCGCGCCAGCTCGGCATGGGTGCTGACGACGTAAGTGCCGTCCTCCTGCCGCGCGACGGGCACCTTCCGCATCTCCGCGTAGAGCGGGTAGGGGTTCGCCCGGTGGGCGGGGTCGAGGATCTGTTCGAACAGCGTGCTTCCGCTCACGGGATTAGGGCTCCTGCACACGGATGCGAGGCTGATCGACGGCGTCGGTGATCGGCGGGAAGGACGCGCGCTCGCGGATCGCGGCCTTGTAGGCGGGCAGCCAGCGGGCGCTGTCGATCGAGGCGGCGGCGATGGTGCGGCCGTCCCGGCCGAAGGCGGCCAGGAAGCGGCGCTCTTCGAGCGCGCCGTGCATCACGGCGAAGCTGTCTGCACCGGCCGCGAGGCCGACGAGCTTGATCGTCAGACCGAATTG is from Methylorubrum sp. B1-46 and encodes:
- the thpR gene encoding RNA 2',3'-cyclic phosphodiesterase; this translates as MPRLFTGLEIPPDIAERLSFFRGGLPGARWVEPSDYHITLRFLGEIDEIVAADLDAGLAEARARPAFTVALDGLASFGGDRPRALYASVVPSPELTELQEEHERIARRAGAAPERRKFTPHVTLARLNREATPEAVARTLTQAGVFPRLTFTARRAALYSARTSRGGGPYLVEAAYPFGGGPFEPDEGADGS
- a CDS encoding DUF2934 domain-containing protein — protein: MVLCENSVRERAYYIWEGEGRVFGRAEAHWLQAEAELRQSVTTVEAAVVAAPAKVAKPRASRAKVAETPAAALAGVAKAAKTKVAKAPAATVAKAAEKPAAKAVKAAPKAKPAASRAKSRAGAEAVVLH
- a CDS encoding cytochrome P450, producing the protein MSGSTLFEQILDPAHRANPYPLYAEMRKVPVARQEDGTYVVSTHAELARLISDPRISSDDLPDPQKFRWTGNPVTDLLVRPVRAEIRKRHRPFIFRDPPDHDRLRGQVMRCFTPERVRGMRAKTQEITDDLIGKMRGKTCIDLVDDFSYPLPVTVICELLGVPPEDEAQFHGWATQLATALEPNRRDDEETRAKNEVCFTEIADYLQGLIKAKRKDRQEDILSDLAKDSDGMNDFDLIATAVLLLVAGHETTVNLITNGMLTLLRFPEHWERLRAEPGIAPRLIEELLRYEPPVQYRTRLALTDITVGGITIPKDAPVIFLLAAANRDPARFPDPDRFDPDRPDNRHLGFGGGLHYCVGAPLARIEAEVALVSLVRRLKGASLVEDPPPYRPGASLRGPRHLKLALEDVTEG
- the secE gene encoding preprotein translocase subunit SecE, which translates into the protein MASNEATKKADAARGPNRGAAPLPPQRATPPVRPAPKRVGPAEFLGQVRDEARKVTWPTRKETTVTTMMVFIMVVAASLFFVAVDQVLRFGVGLILGIGA
- the rplK gene encoding 50S ribosomal protein L11, with the translated sequence MAKKITGYVKLQVPAGAANPSPPIGPALGQRGLNIMEFCKAFNAKTAQMEKGTPIPVIITAYQDRSFTFEMKQPPVTFFLKKAVGLKIGKKPASGSKTPGKGPTVGKITEAQLREIAEKKMPDLNCDSVDAAVAMIRGSARAMGLEVVA
- a CDS encoding outer membrane protein; protein product: MKSLLLASSALIAATVAASAADLPRRAAPPPVFQPVPVFTWTGFYAGFNAGYGFGTQDDRAPTVIGVGPASLLVPPPTTAVIAFNNRESNEGFVGGGQIGYNYQFTPGSGVVIGVEADAQYADFGRNRNRFLSTSPLAAQQVFNPGGLSGLDFFGTVRGRLGYAFDRTLVYGTGGFAYGSGGGREFGTGVSSDDFQTGWAAGGGIEYALPTDSFLNFFKSSAVTLKVEGLYVNLDRGNGGRGAFAVDNQGRTVTVTSPGVVLVSGGQQVRDTEFAVVRAGLNYKFGSY
- a CDS encoding arylesterase, which gives rise to MLLFAAVTLAAAGLRPGTVRAEQPPLKLVALGDSLTAGYRLPAEAAFPAVLERVLKAKGYRVEIANAGVSGDTSTGGLDRLDWSVPDGTQGVILELGANDMLRGTDPAVTRKALETIIVRLKERGIPVLLTGMLAAPNLGIEYRTRFDAIYPDLARAHDLVLYPFFLDGVAGQRANTMDDGLHPTAQGVERVVAGILPTVETFLGRLGQTPEQKGQ
- a CDS encoding ABC transporter ATP-binding protein — encoded protein: MSNKAVSLSQIELSLGRGPARVHVLRGISLDVERGEAVGLVGPSGSGKSTLLTVMAGLERPDTGRVTIAGTDLSGLDEDGLARFRGRNIGIVFQAFHLVPTMTAQENVALPLELAGAPDPHGRAAAELEAVGLGHRLRHYPAQLSGGEQQRVAIARALAPDPAILVADEPTGNLDEATGQQIVELLFGLKRDRGATLVLVTHDPGLARLCDRTVRLRAGRIEAPAQAQGA
- the nusG gene encoding transcription termination/antitermination protein NusG; this encodes MSKRWYIVHAYSNFENKVAQSIKDQAAQRGLTELFDEVMVPTEKVTEVRRGRKVDAERKFFPGYVLVKCDLTDEVYHLIKNTPKVTGFLGADKAKPVPIPDAEAERIKGQVQEGVDRPKHTVSFEIGETVRVSDGPFASFNGTVEEIDDARSRLKVAVSIFGRATPVELEYGQVEKV
- the rplA gene encoding 50S ribosomal protein L1; protein product: MAREGKRIRAAREGLEPTKLYAIDEAIKLVKSKASAKFDETVEISMNLGVDPRHADQMVRGVCNLPNGSGRTVRVAVFARGAKADDAKAAGADIVGAEDLLEIVQGGKIEFDRCIATPDLMPLVGRLGKVLGPRGLMPNPKVGTVTMDVKGAVAAAKGGAVEFRVEKAGIIHAGVGKVSFDEQKLVENIKAFADAVAKAKPAGAKGTYIQRIAVTSTMGPGVKVEPSTVLTA
- a CDS encoding HAD family hydrolase translates to MSPRIQAVVFDIDGTLLDSVDLHARAWVEAFAHFGIEAKEAEVRRQIGKGGDQLLPVFVDAERLAREGEAIESYRSDLFKRSYLAQAKPFPAVQALLSHVRDAGQTVALASSGKADEVENYQRILGITDLVDVVTTSDDAERSKPHPDIFEAVLGKLPGVPKQAVMVVGDTPYDAQASARAGLSTIGVLCGGFPEAELSEAGCVAIYRDPQDLLDGYACSPLA